A single region of the Sorghum bicolor cultivar BTx623 chromosome 9, Sorghum_bicolor_NCBIv3, whole genome shotgun sequence genome encodes:
- the LOC8064704 gene encoding uncharacterized protein LOC8064704 — protein MAAEKEGAVVTKGHDEGTKAAAALLEEFGLPLGLLPLEDVTEVGFVRDTGYFWLAQRKKVEHRFHKIGKQVSYDVEIAGYVQPRGIKKLKGVKAKELMLWPPINEMAVDDPPTGNIHFKSLAGVTKTFPVDAFAAGQ, from the coding sequence ATGGCggcggagaaggagggcgcggtggTGACCAAGGGGCACGACGAGGGGacgaaggcggcggcggcgctgctggaGGAGTTCGGCCTCCCGCTGGGcctgctgccgctggaggacgTGACGGAGGTGGGGTTCGTGCGGGACACGGGCTACTTCTGGCTGGCGCAGCGCAAGAAGGTGGAGCACCGGTTCCACAAGATCGGCAAGCAGGTGAGCTACGACGTCGAGATCGCCGGCTACGTCCAGCCCAGGGGCATCAAGAAGCTCAAGGGGGTCAAGGCCAAGGAGCTCATGCTCTGGCCGCCCATCAACGAGATGGCCGTCGACGACCCGCCCACAGGCAACATCCACTTCAAGAGCCTCGCCGGCGTCACCAAGACCTTCCCCGTTGACGCCTTCGCCGCCGGCCAGTAG
- the LOC8083782 gene encoding ketol-acid reductoisomerase, chloroplastic has translation MAASTLAFGHPKTLGAAAASAGAKALPTSSSVSFPATQQPACHLSSSASASAHGARRRDVAAMVYAPPAVGTAMPSLDFDTSVFNKEKVSLAGHEEYIVRGGRNLFPLLPEAFKGVKQIGVIGWGSQGPAQAQNLRDSLAEAKSDIVVKIGLRKGSKSFEEARAAGFTEESGTLGDIWETVSDSDLVLLLISDAAQADNYEKIFSHMKPNSILGLSHGFLLGHLQSLGLDFPKNISVIAVCPKGMGPSVRRLYVQGKEVNGAGINSSFAVHQDVDGRATDVALAWSVALGSPFTFATTLEQEYKSDIFGERGILLGAVHGIVEALFRRYTEQGMDEESAYKNTVEGITGIISKTISKKGMLEVYNSLSEEGKKEFNKAYSASFYPCMDILYECYEDVASGSEIRSVVLAGRRFYEKEGLPAFPMGNIDQTRMWKVGEKVRATRPEGDLGPLHAFTAGVYIALMMAQIEILRKKGHSYSEIINESVIESVDSLNPFMHARGVAFMVDNCSTTARLGSRKWAPRFDYILTQQAFVTVDKDAPINQDLISNFLSDPVHGAIEVCAELRPTVDISVTANADFVRPELRQSS, from the exons ATGGCGGCCTCCACCCTCGCGTTCGGCCACCCCAAAACCctaggcgccgccgccgcatccGCCGGTGCGAAGGCCCTCCCGACCTCCTCGTCCGTCTCCTTCCCGGCCACCCAGCAGCCCGCGTGCCACCTCTCCTCGTCCGCGTCCGCGTCCGCGCACGGGGCCCGCCGCCGGGACGTCGCCGCCATGGTCTACGCGCCGCCGGCCGTCGGCACCGCCATGCCGTCGCTCGACTTCGACACCTCCGTCTTCAACAAGGAGAAGGTCTCCCTCGCCGGCCACGAGGAG TACATCGTGCGCGGCGGGAGGAACCTGTTCCCGCTGCTCCCGGAGGCGTTCAAGGGGGTCAAGCAGATCGGAGTCATTGGATGGGGCTCGCAG GGACCTGCCCAAGCTCAGAACCTGAGAGATTCACTGGCTGAAGCAAAGTCAGACATTGTTGTGAAG ATTGGTCTACGGAAAGGATCCAAATCTTTTGAGGAAGCACGTGCTGCTGGATTCACCGAAGAGAGTGGAACCTTGGGCGATATTTGGGAAACTGTCTCCGACAGCGATCTTGTGTTGCTGCTGATTTCTGATGCTGCACAG GCTGACAACTATGAGAAGATCTTCTCTCACATGAAACCAAACAGTATCCTTGGTTTATCTCATGGATTTCTTCTGGGACATTTGCAATCACTTGGACTTGATTTCCCAAAGAACATCAGTGTGATTGCTGTATGCCCCAAGGGAATGGGTCCATCTGTCCGCAGGCTTTATGTTCAGGGCAAGGAAGTCAATGGTGCTGGCATCAACTCTAGCTTTGCTGTGCACCAG GATGTTGATGGAAGGGCAACTGATGTTGCTCTAGCATGGTCAGTTGCACTTGGCTCCCCCTTTACATTTGCTACTACTTTAGAACAGGAGTACAAGAGTGATATCTTTGGAGAGCGAG GCATTTTGCTGGGTGCGGTCCATGGTATCGTGGAGGCTCTGTTTAGGAGATACACAGAGCAAGGAATGGATGAAGAGTCAGCCTACAAAAACACTGTTGAGGGCATAACTGGGATCATCTCGAAAACCATCTCAAAGAAG GGGATGCTTGAAGTGTACAACTCATTGAGTGAGGAAGGCAAAAAGGAGTTCAACAAGGCTTACAGTGCATCGTTTTACCCGTGCATGGATATACTCTACGAATGCTATGAAGATGTGGCCTCTGGAAGTGAAATCCGGAGTGTGGTGTTGGCTGGGCGGAGGTTTTAC GAAAAAGAGGGCCTCCCAGCTTTTCCAATGGGCAACATTGACCAAACTCGCATGTGGAAGGTTGGTGAAAAGGTGCGCGCAACCCGTCCAGAAGGTGATCTTGGCCCGCTCCATGCCTTCACTGCTGGAGTGTACATTGCCTTGATGATGGCGCAG ATTGAgatcttgaggaagaaggggcaCTCCTACTCTGAGATCATCAACGAGAGCGTGATCGAGTCAGTGGACTCGCTGAACCCGTTCATGCACGCCCGTGGGGTCGCCTTCATGGTGGACAACTGCTCCACGACGGCTCGCCTGGGATCCAGGAAGTGGGCACCACGCTTCGACTACATCCTGACGCAGCAGGCCTTCGTGACGGTGGACAAGGACGCCCCCATCAACCAGGACCTCATCAGCAACTTCTTGTCAGACCCTGTCCATGGCGCCATCGAGGTCTGCGCGGAGCTGAGGCCCACCGTCGACATCTCCGTGACTGCCAACGCCGACTTTGTGCGCCCAGAGCTCCGACAATCTTCCTAG